Genomic window (Acidobacteriota bacterium):
TTTTTCGTATCGTAGTCGTGATCATCGACGTTGATACGGAACTTCACTTCCTTGACCGTAATCGTCTTTTGTTTCTTCTTGGCTTCGCGTTCGCGTTTTTCGTTCTGATAGAGGAACTTCCCGTAATCCATGATGCGGCAAACCGGAGGTTGCGCAGTGGGGGAAATCTCTACCAGATCCAGGTTCTTCTCGCGAGCCATCTTGAGCGCTTCGAAGGGAGGCATAATGCCAATTTGTTCACCTTCGTCACCAATCACACGCACTTCGCGTGCGCGGATGCGCTCATTCATGCGGATAAAGCGTTTGTCGATACCGTCCTCCGTCGTCCGTTCTGAGCGGAAAGATGCTTAAAAAGTATAACATGCAACGGCGGGGCGGTTTGAGGGA
Coding sequences:
- a CDS encoding translation initiation factor IF-3 codes for the protein MNERIRAREVRVIGDEGEQIGIMPPFEALKMAREKNLDLVEISPTAQPPVCRIMDYGKFLYQNEKREREAKKKQKTITVKEVKFRINVDDHDYDTKKNHVLRFLDEGDKVKATIFFRGREMTRQSLGRQILERLIKDVEHKGLVEFRPRQEGNTLHLILAPKKDAGGAKESKPAPPKIAPPPPQGGAQTA